DNA from Leptospira mayottensis 200901116:
TCTACCCAATTCAATTTAAAAAGGGCAATTCTTCAAAACGATTTACCGATTGAAGGCGGTGATAAGTTTACTGTGTTGAACACGCACCTCGACGCATTTTCTCAAGGAACAGATACGATGCGCAGTCAGGTGGAGACGATTGCCGGCCTTTTGAAAGAGCTGGATCTTGCAGGACATTATTGGGTGTTGGGAGGGGATTTTAATTTACTTCCTCCCGGGTTCGATCGAAAGCTTATGCACCCTAACGGCGCTTTCTTTTATTCGGATGAGCAGGAAATCAAACCTCTCTTTGATCGATGGAACTCTGCTGTTCCATTCAATATTTTGAATGGAGCTGGAAGAGAAAAATATTATACGTATTATCCGAACGATCCGGCGATTGGAAAACCGGATCGGACGATTGATTATATTTTTTATTCTTCCAACTTAAAACAAACAGGATATAAAGTGGATCAGGGAAAGATACTTTGGACCGTTTCGGATCATTTTCCCCAAATCGGAATATATCAAGCACTCCATAAAGAATGAAATAGTTGAAACAGAGGAACGTAAAAGTTTAATGTTTCTTTCTATAGAGCGAAAACATGACGGAGATTTCTTGTAAAAGTAAGGATTAACGCTCCTATACAAATAGAGCGTTTACCAATTAGGATTGCCAAACCAAGAAAGGATAATTCTTTGGACGAAAGAATTCATCAAACTTGGAAAAAGACGGACATGAGACCTTTTAAGATATTGGGAATCCAACAGATTGCAGTGGGCGGAGAAGACAAACAGAAACTCGAAACTTTTTGGGTGGATATTCTCGGACTTGAAAAAACAGGAACGTTTAAAAGCGAAAAAGAAAACGTAGATGAAGATATACTCAAAATGGGCAAGGGTGCTTACGCGGTCGAAGTCGACATTATGCAACCGATCGACTCGAATAAAAGTCCTAAGGTTCACGAACCGAAACTCAATCATATCGGACTTTGGGTGGACGATATTTACAAGGCCGTAGAATGGCTAACTGCAAAAGGGGTTCGTTTCACTCCGGGCGGAATCCGTAAAGGCGCCGCGGGATATGACGTATGTTTTATTCATCCGAAAGGAAATGAAGAATTTCCATACTCGTCTGAAGGTGTACTTGTGGAACTCGTACAGGCTCCTGCGGATGTAATTAAGGCCCTCGGCTGATGTCGCATGAAGCATTTTGAATATTCATTTTTTTGCGGATAACAAAAAACTGTCCTACTGATCCCTATAAAATAGAGTACCGTTAATTTGAGCATAAATCCCGCGTTTGATGAAGAATTTTAGACACTCTATTATCTAGAGATGAGCAAAGCTTTAGGAAACTCGTAGTTTATGATTTTCAATTTCGATGGTATTATTGCTTTTAGATGTGTTCTTTTTCGGACATTTTTGAAATAGTTCTTACTAAAAACTTTCAAAAGACCTCTCTTTTATTCTATAAGCGCTGATTTTTGTAGACTTGAGAACTATTAGACAAATTAGTTGTTCGTAAATTGCTGCTTTGTATTTTATTTTTCCGAATTTTTGAAATCACACGAAAAATAAGCGTGGCCTATTATGCCTATACGGAAATTGATAATTCCAATTTTTATTCTTTTATCCATCAGCTGCTGGGCGCAGTTTATATTTTCTAAAACTCCAATCCGTTTAAAAATATCAACAAATTCTAAATCGGATATTCCCGTGCAGCTGATACTTCGGGGAAAGGATTTTGAGAAGAATATTTCTTTTTTCGAGTTTAAAGAAATTACGATAGAGTTACCGGATCGGGGAAATTACGAAGTGGTTCTAATCTGGAAAAGCGGCTTTACGGAAAAAAGAACGGTTAATGCGACTCAAGAAAATTTTAGTATAGAATTCGTTTCTAATCCTAATGTTTCCGAGAGAGCGATTAACGTAACTGCAAAAAAACCGGAAGCTCCTCCAAACTATACGCTGAATCAGGAAGACGCGGTTCGAATGCCCGGAGGTTTTGGAGATGCGCTCAAAGCAGTTCAATCCATGCCGGGGATTTCTCCTATGTATCAGACGTATACCGGAGCCAGTTTTCAATCCGCGATTCAAATTTTTAGTCAAGTAAATCCGAACAAACCTGATAAACCAAATGGTGAAAAAGGTTTTTTAGTGATGCGTGGAGCTGGGGCTCGTGCAAATCAGTTTTATTTTAACGGTTTACCTATGAGTTATCCGTTTCACGCGGACGGACTCACTTCTGTAATTAACAATAACGCGATTCGTTCCTTAGAGTTGTATTCGGGTTCCTATTCTGCGAGATACGGATTTGCTACGGGAGGAATTGTCAATATAGAGGGATTTCAAAAAAGGGATTCGAATTTGTCCGTCGCTCATTTGAACGCTTTTTTAACCGATGTATACACGTATCGCAATATTACAAAAGATTTAAACGTTTCCGTATCCGGTAAGAAATATTATCCAAACGTCATTTTTGGAAGGGTTCCCAATTTGATTCCTGCGGAAACCTTTTTAGCGGATTATAACGATTATCAGGCAAGAATCGGTTGGGATATGAACGAAAATCATTCCATATCGTTTCAGACTTTCGGTGCAAAGGATAAACGTTATCCATTTAAGGAACTCGGTCAATACGATCCTAAGGAGGCCGCTCGATCGTTT
Protein-coding regions in this window:
- a CDS encoding VOC family protein, with protein sequence MRPFKILGIQQIAVGGEDKQKLETFWVDILGLEKTGTFKSEKENVDEDILKMGKGAYAVEVDIMQPIDSNKSPKVHEPKLNHIGLWVDDIYKAVEWLTAKGVRFTPGGIRKGAAGYDVCFIHPKGNEEFPYSSEGVLVELVQAPADVIKALG